TTGGCCACCAATTCCTCGTCCGTCGTCGGACGGTGCATGCCCGTAGCGACCAGGATCGTCACATCGGCGTCGGCGTTGCCTTTTTTGATCTCTTCGAGCATGAGCGGGATGTTGATGTGGCTGGGCACCGGACGGGTATGGTCACTCGAAATGATGACGATATTTTTCTTGCCCTTGACCAGTTCGGACAGGGGCGGTGAGGCAATGGGGTGGGCCAGGGCGCGGCGCACGATCTCTTCCTGAGTTCCCTCCGGGGTGTACTCATGATTTTCCGGCGTGAGCACATGGACCTTCGGTCCCGGCTCCAGAGGAAGGTCCAGATGCGTCTTATGATAGGGCAGCTTGATCAACGACATCAACCTCTTTCGTGATAGTGGTGACAAGGTTTATTATATCGAAAGAAGGGATCTTTCGGAAGGATCGAAATGCAGTAAACGTACAAGAAGTTGCTACATCAGCGCTCTGTTGTCCTCCTTGCGGGGCGATACAATAGTCGAAAGACCGGTAGATGAACAATCGTGCCCTTGAAGATTGTACTCTGTTCCAACAAAACGTGTTAGAATATATTGTAAAAATACTGCAAACCATGAAAATAGGTTTTTTTCTCGAACGAAGAGAACCTTCGACCCTGATCATTTCCGGTACTTCCGAGCGAGAAATGAGGTTCCTGTCGATGGAACAATCCGATCCGTTGTTGTTCGTGGATATCCGCCATGGCGGTTACAGCGATAAAAAAGAGGCGATCCGAGACATCCGCTTTTCCCTCCAGCCTGGCGAAATGATGGGGCTGATCGGCGCCAACGGCGCCGGGAAGAGCACGACCATCAAAGCGATCCTGGGACTTTTGCCAGAGTTGAACGGCGAAATCCGCCTGGGCGGCGCGGAGCAGCGGCTGGCCTATGTGCCGGAACAGCCGATCTATTATGAAGAGCTCACATTATGGGAACATATGGAGTTGGCTGCGGCGGCTCACGGCCTTGGGGCGCAAATCTTCCAGGAGCGAGCCCTTTCGCTGCTTCATCGCTTTCGCATGGAACCTGTGCGCGACCACCTGCCGGAAAGCTTCTCGAAAGGCATGCAGCAGAAGATGATGTTGATCCTGGCTTTTCTGCTCGAACCGGAGGTGTTCATCGTCGACGAGCCCTTCGTCGGCCTCGATCCTCAGGCCACCCTGGATCTCTTGAGCCAGCTTGCGGCGGCGCGTCGCCGGGGCGCTGCCGTGCTCCTGTCCACCCATGTGCTCGACACGGCGGAGAAAATCTGTGACACCTTCACCCTCATCGACGAGGGGCGCGTCGTCGCCAAGGGAACACTGGATCACCTGCGGGAACAGAGCCGCCTCCCCGGCGGTTCCCTCTTTGACTGTTTTCACCGGCTTTTGGAGAACCGGCCATGATCAGCGCCAAGGCGCTCTTTCTTCGCCGCCTCCGCTCAGAGTGGCGCTTTCAGTATGACATCGGGAAGACCGTCGTTGACTGGACCGTCGCCCTCTATATCCTCGTGCCCGCCCTGTACCTGCTGGGTAAGGCCTGGTTCTCCTGGTGGTCTGATGCGCCCGTATGGCTCACCGGCGCGCCCCCGGTGCTTGTGCAGAGTTTCTTGCTCCTCTTT
The nucleotide sequence above comes from Heliomicrobium gestii. Encoded proteins:
- a CDS encoding ABC transporter ATP-binding protein is translated as MEQSDPLLFVDIRHGGYSDKKEAIRDIRFSLQPGEMMGLIGANGAGKSTTIKAILGLLPELNGEIRLGGAEQRLAYVPEQPIYYEELTLWEHMELAAAAHGLGAQIFQERALSLLHRFRMEPVRDHLPESFSKGMQQKMMLILAFLLEPEVFIVDEPFVGLDPQATLDLLSQLAAARRRGAAVLLSTHVLDTAEKICDTFTLIDEGRVVAKGTLDHLREQSRLPGGSLFDCFHRLLENRP